The Candidatus Dependentiae bacterium genome includes the window ATAAAGAATTCTGCTGACTTGAGGCTAACCATGGGATCCTAACAGGAGTAAAAATGGGCTTTTCTTATTTATTGTAGGCAAAATAGCACCGACGGTCAATCAGCCTTATCCAATAGATACAACTCAAAGTGCTATTATTCAAACACACATAAAGCATCTCAGATCCGCTCGCCCTGAGTGTTTCGAGCTTTTTATAGCGAGAAATGTAACGAACGGGTCGGATCTAAAAAAACTTACATAATTTTTAATTTTTCATTGCACATAACTTTCCCACCGATCCTTCGTTACATTTTTTTCCATGCAAAAGCATGTCAAAAAACACTCAGGACGAGCGGTGGAGAGAGTACTTTACTAGTGTTAATATGTTGTTAAAAAACTCACTCGACAAAAAAGCAAGGGCTCAGTAGAATAACGCACAGAGAACCTAATGAAACTATAAAATAAGCAAGGAAGTTTTAATAATGAAGACTCAAACAAATGCCTCCTCATGGCTCTACACAATACTCCCACCATCGTTTTTAGCGATTCTCACTGCCATAGTATATTACCCGTCACTGCATTATGAATTCCAGTTTGATGACATTGCAAATATTACTAAACATTTTGACATACGCCATAACAGCCTGAGCAAGCTATGGTTCAGCGGCACACGTTGGATTAGCTACTGGCTTAATTCAGTACACTATAGCATCGGCAAATTTGATCCGTTTTCTTATCGTGTTGGCAATGTGTTGATTCATACCTGCAATGGGTTGCTAGTATTTTTCTTGTTACTTACCGTATTGACACATTTAAAAAAGCAAAATTTTTTCAAAACACATGCCCATTCAATTGCTTTTATGACCGCCTTATTATTTTTATTACATCCTGTACAAACTCAAACAGTCTCTTACGTTATTCAAGGTGAACTAGAGGGGCTCGCAGCACTCTTTATTTTCGGCATGGCACTATGTCTTGTCAAGCTTTCACAAGCGACAACACGCGGCAAAAAAACTATTCTCGGGGCTTTGCTTTTTGCCCTTGCGGTGCTTTCATGCGGCACAAAAGAAATTGCGGTTATTTCTCCCGCACTTTTTATGCTTATTGATTGGTTTTTTATAGCCCAAGGAGATTGGCGTTCATTCAAACAACGACTCATTATTCATGCGGCACTTTTTGGCGTCATCTCGACAATTTATCTGTGGCTTCTCAAGCCAGCATTTTTCACCAAAATTTTAACATTTGGCTCAGTTGCAAAAAATAATATTGGCAATGTTATTACTCACAATGGAAACGTCGCTATAACCCCAGGAATGTTCTTCGTTTCACAATTTAAAGTTATTTTACACTATCTGTGGATGTTTGTTTGGCCATTTGGAATCAGCGTTGAGTATGACTGGATGCTTTCAAAAGGTTTTTTTGCTCCCGATGCTCTTGTGCCATTTATCGGATTGCTCGCCATTGCCTATGCCGTGTACAAACTATTACGCCGTGACAAAGCAGATGTTGTCGCATTTGGCGCACTATGGTTTGCTGTTGCCATTGCACCACGCTCAAGCATTATTCCTTCGCCCGAACTACTCGTTGATTACAAAACCTATACTGCCTCGTTTGGTTGGTTGTTCTTGCTCAGCGCAAGCTTAATTTGGGCTTTTACGTATCTTGTAAAGAAACTAAAAAATGTGCCGGTACTTTCTCATAATCACTATGGTCCTGTAGCTTTGATATGTCTTTTTGCATTACCACTCAGCATCGCAACAGTCCAGCGAAACACTGTCTGGCGTTCGGGACTAGAATTCTGGGCAAACATTATTCAAAACGCTCCCGGCAAGGCACGTGCTTATAATAATTATGGCGTTGAGCTATCACAACAGTGTCATAAATTTGAAGAAGCTGCGGCAAACTTTAAAAAAGCAATTGCTATGGATAGTAAATATCCAGACCCATGCAACAATCTGGCTGTTGCTTACTCTAACATGGGCAGAATTGACGATGCCATTGTAGCACTCAAGCAAGGACTAGCGATTAATCCTTACTATCCTGAAGGATATAATAATTTGGCTTCCTTCTTAATCATGAAAAAGGAGCTCGATCAAGCAGAACAATGCCTCAATGTTGCGCTAAAACTACGTCCATATTATGGAAAAGCCTACTTCAATTTAGGTCGACTATATTTAGAAAGGGGCGACCAAGAGAAAGCATGGCAATTGTTTAAAGATAGCTGTACTAAAGCAGACTTAGATACCGATATGGGCTTTGCAACCTATGCAAAAGCTAGTCTAGGTCTGCAGAAATTTGATGATGCAATTTTTGGTTTCAAAAAGACACTTGAACTTAATCCAAATTATCCGGAAGCTAAATTTAATTTAGCTAATGCCTATTTTTTGTCTAACAAATACGATCAAGCCATCGCACTTTACGAAAACATACTCGCAACGACACCGCAAGAAACACGCGCCTGGTACAATAAAGGAGAAGCTCACGTTAAAATTAATCAACCAGAAAAAGCATTAATCTGTTTTAAAAAAGTAGAACACATGCACGACTCAATGCCACAACTTTCTATAAGAATGGCAGGATGTTATGAAAAATTGGGAAATGTACCCGAAGCAAAAAAGGAGCTCGTAACATTAATAAATAATGCTAAAGCTCCTGATTCTATGCGCCAAATAGCAAAAGGTTTATTCAATCAACTTGAAAAACATTACGCCCAGGCCTAACTTCTTTACTTACATTAAGGAACCAACGGCCTTCTTGATTCTGTCAAAGGCGCTATGGCAGGTTGCCCTGTTGTTGGTTGCACAACCGCCGCCATCGGGTTAACCGATTCAAGTTTTGGTGTTTCCTCTATCACGGCAGCAGATTTTGATATAGGTTGTTCTGCTGTTGATGGCACAATTGCAGCCATTGGATTAACCGATTCACGTTTTGGTTTTTCTATTGGTTCAGAAGCTTTTGGTGTCTCCATTTGTTTAGGCGCTTGGACAGACTCTCCATGCACTGCAGGTTCAGATGCTAGCACATCTGCCGTAGGAGGAGTTGCTGCTGCAGTTGGTCCAACCTTAGCGGCCTCTTGTACAATTGCCGATTTAACAACATTAATAGGCTCTGCTACCATTGCTGTTGGTTCTATTGGAGAAATTACTGCTGGCTTTTCTGCTACAGGAGGCATTGATGTGGCAACTGCAGAAGTTGTCACTGCTGATGACATCACTGTTGCTGGTGCATTTTCTTCGCCTTTTCGTGTAGACAAATAATACGCAACACCACCGCCCACTGCCGCTACTGTTGCAGCTGCTGCCCCAACAAGTACAGGATGGTCTTTAATGACACCCATCACACCGCCCGCAGATTCAGTTACGGGAACTTCAACCGGTTTTTTTACTTCATCCAATGCGTTAGAGGGCGCTGTAAACAGCACCCCTACCATTGATCCTATGAGTACGTATTTGTATATCTTCATAATTATATTCCTACGTTATGCTCCGCGCACTATTTACAACAAATCATCATTCGTGTTGTACATAGCCTCTTCAAACAGACGTTGCGCTTTGACTTCTTGGTACTTGTTATAACCAACATAGCCTAATCCACCAATTACCGCTGTTGCTCCAAGAGCAATACCAGCTGCTGCATATGGGTGATAGGTGATTGCCGTTTTCAACTTTTGTAAACTTTCTGCGGCAACCGCTTTTGCTTTGCTTATTGCTTCTTGAGCAGTGTAAAGTACAGATGGCTTGTTGTAATACTGATTATAAGCATATACACCACCAGCAACAGCCGCACCAACTCCTACTGCTATAGCAGCCGAAGCTTTAGGATTATTCGCAACAGCATTTTTCACCGAATCAACTGCATTGGCAGCCATTACTTTAGTTTTTTGTGCTGCATCTACCGCCATTGCCTTAGCAGACTGGGCCGTTCTTGTTGCTTTATCAGCAAGACTTTCAGCTTTTGATACCGTTGTCATTGAGACAGCAACCAGTGCTGTGAGTAAAATATAATTCTTCATATTCATTCTCCTTTTATTATGTAACTATTAATTATAAATTTTTCAAAAAATCTCATTCTATTTTTGTTGAGGGCGATAGATAATTGCCGGTTGCGATTTTTGTAAGGATTCTTCTGCAACCGCTTTTGCTTTATCTATTGCTTCTTGAGCCGTGTAATTGTAATACTGATTAGCTACAGCAGCTGAAGTCGCAGGACTGTTCACCGCTGTATTTTTTGTTGTTGCTGCCATTGATTTAGTTTTATTGGCCGCCGCCGCGTCGAGCGCCGCTTTTTCTTTAGCTGCTTGGGCTGTTTTTATTGCTTTATCAGCAAGACTTGAAGCTTTTGATAGTGTACCCATTGATACTGCAACCAGCACTGCAAACAACATATAATTCTTCATATTCACTCTCCTTTGACTTGGTCTTTAGCCATTAATTATAAATTCTTTCCAAACATTTCTTCATACTTTGCTCGAGCGTCATCAAGATTTTTTTGTTCTTCGAGTTCAATTTCTTTTATATTTTTGCCCGCTTTTTTCAAAGCCTTGTAAGCTTCTTTTTCTTCTTCAAAAGCTTTTTTAAATGCAGTTGCATCTGGACAGTTCAGATCTTCAATAGCTTTAGTCGTTTTTTCTCGAGCCTCTTCAAAAGTAATCTTTGCTTTTATTTCCTTCTTGATAGCGTCAAATTTTGATTCCGCCTGACAAACGCCAGAAACAACCAAAGCTGCTACCACTAACGTCAGTCCTAATCTATTTATCTTCATACATACTCTCCTTTTTTATTAGGTTATTTTAAAATATATAAACATTTCTATCTGTAATTTAATTATATATTAAAAAATAAACAAAATGCAATGATTGATAAAAAAAAATAAAAAAAGTTAAAAAAGCCCTGTAAATTCAGGATAAAATCGATTTTTTTCGAAAAAAATCAGTCCAAGGACTTTTTTTGACCCCCCCCGTTTTTCTTAGTATTATTAAAAACAATCATCTTGAACGCTATTAACAATTAACCCTCACACGGCTTAAAAGCCGTGGTTTAGGGGACCCCGGAAAAGGGCTTAGGCCAATTCGTCCCCAGTCTTGAAAAGACCTGGGGTTTTCTGGGGATAAAATAAAGAAACCATATGAATAAACAGTACGAACACTCTTCATCTGAAGCACAAGCTCAACAAAAATGGGCTGCAGAAAAAACCTATAGTTTAGAAAACAATCCGGGCAAACTTTATTCCATCGATACACCGCCACCAACAGTTTCTGGCAGTCTTCATATCGGCCATATTTTCTCCTACACTCAAACCGATATTATTGCCCGCTATAAACGCATGCAGGGTTTTTCTGTATTTTATCCCTTTGGCTTTGATGATAACGGACTACCAACCGAACGTTATGTCGAAAAAAAACGAGACGTTCGCGCACATGGCATGCCTCGCTCAGAATTCATTAAAATATGCCTTGAAGAAACACATAGCGTTGAACAACAATTCGTTGATCTCTGGCAACGTATGGGGCTCTCTGCAAACTGGGAAAATTGTTATTCAACAATATCCGATTTAGCACGTAGACTTTCACAAGAATCATTCATCAAGCTCTATAAAAAGGGCTACATCTATCGCAAGCATGAACCAGCACTCTATTGCACAACCTGCCGCACTTCTGTTGCCCAGGCAGAACTTGATGACGTACAAAAACCTTCATTCTTTAATGACATTGTGTTCAAAGATGCAGAAGGCAACAACCTTATTATCGGCACAACACGCCCCGAATTATTACCATCGTGTGTTGCACTTCTGTTCAACCCCGATGATGCACGCTATCAACATTTACGTGGTCAAAAAGCTACTGTTCCTCTCTTTGATTATGAAGTTCCAATCCTAGAAGATGAACATGTGTCCATCGAAAAAGGAACAGGGCTCGTGATGTGTTGTACCTTTGGTGACAAAACAGACATCGAGTGGTACAAAAAATTTAAATTACCCTACAAACAATCCATTACTCTTGATGGCAAATTTGCTCCAGAAACTGGCATTTTGACAGGACTCAAAGTTCCTGAAGCACGAGCTAAGGTTCTTGAAGAACTGGCAAAAAACAATTTGTTGATTGGCCAAAAGCCAATCACCCATTCGGTCAATACGCACGAACGATGCAAAAAAGACATTGAATTTGTAGCGCTTGAGCAATGGTTTGTGAATATTCTTGATCATAAACAAAAATTCCTAGAGATGGCCGACAAGGTAGATTGGTACCCAGCCTTCATGCAAGCTCGCTACAGAGATTGGGTGGAAAATTTAAGTTGGGATTGGTGTATTTCACGCCAGCGCTTTTTTGGTATCCCTTTCCCTGCTTGGCACTGCAAGGCCTGTAACCACATTATGGTAGCAGATATCACCCAGCTTCCTATTGATCCACAAGAAACTCCGTTCTCTGGCTCATGCGACAAATGTGGCAGCACTGATATTGCCCCTGACACTGACGTTATGGACACCTGGAACACTTCTTCCATTACGCCATACATTGTGTTTGCTTTGTATGAAAATAATGACAAAATCTCCATCGATGATCCTGCAGTGCATAATTTTATCCCTATGAGCATGCGTCCTCAAGCGCACGACATTATCCGCACCTGGGCTTTTGATACGATTGTAAAAGTATGGATGCACCACGAAACCATTCCATGGCACAACATTGTGATATCCGGACATGTGTTGAGCGATGCAAAAGAAAAAATTTCTAAATCCAAAGAGAACTCACCACTTGTGCCAGAAAACTTACTCAAAACTTATTCTGCGGACGTTATCCGTTATTGGACAGCAACCGGCAGCTTGGGCTACGACATTGCTTTTTCTGAAACACAGCTGAAAATTGGCCAACGCCTCGTAACAAAATTATGGAATGCCTTCTGGTTCACCAAAGAGCATATTACGGCGCTGGAAAACCCAAAGGTAATGCCAAAAAATCTTGGTCAGGTAAACGAATGGATTCTACATACCGTCAACAATCACTTTGAAAACTACAAAAAATATTTTGAAGTTAACGAGTTCGGGTTAGCACTCCAACCTATTGAAAAGTTTTTCTGGAATGATTTCTGTGATAACTATTTAGAACTCATCAAAAATCAGTTATTCAACCCAGAACTTTATTCGGCTGAAGAAGTTGCCGCAACACGCTGGACGCTGTATCATGTGGGACTACGCATCCTACAAATGTATGCACCGTACATACCCCATGTGACCGAGACTATTTATGGAGAATTGTATAAACAACACGAAGGCAAAGACTCGCTGCATCAAACCAAATTTGCTGATGCTCAATACCCGTTTGTCTTTACCCAAACAGCCGCTACCATGGAGCGAATTGTGGCATTAACTGGTGCAGTCAGAAAACTCAAGACAGAAAAGCAACTTTCGCTCAAAACAGCTCTTGAATCTTTAACTATTCATGTTGAAGACGCTGCTGCGCTTGAACACCTCAAGCAGCAAGAACAACTCATTAAGGGCGTCACACAATCAGTTGCGCTCGTTTATGTGGTTGGCAAACTTGAAACTGCAGCATTAGAAGAAAAAGATGGATTATGGCACGGCAAGGTTGGACTGTGATCGCTTTAAAAAACTCTGTCCGGAAAATTAAGATAAACGAAAAAAAACTTATTGCTCAGGCAGAAAAGATCCTGTATATTCTTAAGTATACCGATTTTGATTTAGGCATACTGCTGACAACCAACAAAACCATCCGCACTTACAACAAACAGTATCGAGGTAAGGATAAACCAACTGACATTCTATCATTCAGTTATCACCCTGACCTTAAAGCCGGCCAACGCATTAAGCCTAAAACAGAAGAGGATAAAAATTTGGGCGACTTGATTATATCGCTTGAATATGTTCAAAAGGATGCACAAAAATGGGAGCAAACGTTTGAGCAGCGCATGCAAATTCTGCTTGTGCACGGCATTTGTCATCTGCTCGGCTATGACCATGAAAAAGATGAAGAGTACGAAGTGATGCATAAAAAAGAACAAGAAATTTTAAAACAACTTACTCAGTAGGGATCTTTAGTAGTGGAACACGCACAATTAGCAAACACGATTGAATATCATAACCACACCTATGAAGAAAAAAACACTTGGAAATCATACGGCCGCAATATAGCTAATGGCGCAACTCATTCAATAGGTTCACACTTAGGAAGCGATCTTTACAGCCTGGTAAAAAATCGCATTTTCTCTGCCAAACAAAAACAAACAAATCAAAATGATAATGATGACCTTTCAACTATCATCGCGCTTCAACAAATGCTAGACCAAGAAGCAGAGCAATTAAAAAACATGTCTGAAGTAATAGAATCACTCGAGAATGATCCTATCAGAGCCGATGCCTGCAAAAAAATGAAAAATCAACTTACTGTTTTAAGTCTTCAGCATATGGAAAAACGTATGCATTTGGCTGGTTATGGACAACAAAAAAAACCTACAACCGCAACAGCTCCTGTCTATCAATCAAAATTGGCTGAACAAAAACAAGAACAACAAACGCCTCCAGCCACAGGTACTACCATTGCTTAACCTTCTCAGGACTTAATATGATTATACGTCGATCTTCCATATCAATACTGAACGCGCTAATTTTATTATGTACTGCCTCGTCGATACATTCAGCACAACCTCCCCAATCACCATCAAGCCCTGCATATGAAGTTGGCATGGCTTTACTCAAAGCAGGCGCTGGAGCAATTGTCGCACGAGCATGTTATGATCTTTATGATCGAGCAATGCATGATCCGAAAGAAAAAAAAGAAAAAGAAGAAGCTGAACGTAAAGAAAAAGAACAGCATAGAGAACTGCAAGAAAGATCTCTCTGTATCGCTGAAAGTGAGGCAATACAAAAAGGATATATCTTAGTCCTACAAGTTTGCAATTCTGGGATCCCTAAAGAAAAATGTGATGAGTTACGCAATAAGCATTTAACGCTACTTGTCCTGAACACAGAGAATAAAATCCGCAAAGAAGAGCTACAAAATAATCGCTTAAACAGCTTAGAGCAAACAATTCAGCAACCAGCTCAATCGCTCAAAGAAGCTACGCAGCCAAAATTTCTTTCTGCGGTATCTGCAGCAGCAAAAAGCGTAAACTAAACCTTTAAGACATTTGGCCGTTTAAACGCCAAATACACAACGCCAATTAAGTTTGGAATAGCAACGAACGTCAACACCGTATCCATCATTTCCCACACCAATTGCACGCGCATCATAGAGCCTAGAAAAATGAGCGATACGGTGAATAGCAAATACGCATTCACCCATCGAAATCCTGCCAACGCGGCAAAACTTTGTCTTCCATTAAAACTATTGCCCATCACGGTCGTCAATGCAAACAAAGCAATACTACCGGTTAAAATCCAACGTCCAAATACTGGCGAATGCATTTTGAATACCTCGTACACCAAGGTACTACGAAATTCTCCTTGCATCCAAATGCCCGTCACTAAAACGAGCAGACCAGAAACGAGTGATAAAAAAGCATCAGCGCCAGCTGAAAACATTGCCAAAATACCTTGATCGGTCGGCTTTTCTACATCTGCCATAGCATGAGGAATTGACGAAGTACCAATGCCTGATTCGGTAATAAAAATGCCACGATAGACGCCCGTTCGCATTGTCTGAAACAACGTAACACTTACTAAACCGCCCGCTGCTGCCACAGGAGAAAACGCCCCTTGAAAGATCAATGTGAATGCCTGACCTAATGCGCTTAAATCTTTAAGCAAAATAATTGCAGCAAATGAAACATAGCCAATAAACATAATTGGCACGAGTTTGCTTGCAACAGCGCTCACGCGTTGCGCACCACCTCGCAACACAACCCAAACGAACAATCCTAGACCTAGCCCGGTAACCCATGCTGGAACATGCTCATGTGCCAAGATTGAAGCCAATGTATTAGCTTGCACTCCTGACCAACCTGCCATTAAAAGTGCCATGGCAAGACCGTACCACACAGCAAGCCATGGTTGCACTTGAGCAAGGTAACGCATTGGTCCACCAATGATATGCCCATCAACGGTTTTAATGCGGGTATCTAAAGCAAATACAACCTCAGTAAACTTAATCGCTGATCCAATAAAAATATATACGATAAGCCAAAATAATGCGCCAGGACCACCGACCATAATTGCCAATGTCGGACTTACAATATTACCAATGCCAATGGTAGTAGCCATAGCAGTAAATAAAGCACCAATGGAACCGATAGTCCGCATTTGACCTTCGCCTGCTTGATGCTTGCCTTTAGTGGCGCCTTTGGCGAGAAGTTTTATGAACAAAGGAAAGGCACGGATCTGTAAAAACCCATATTTAACCGTTAAAACAATCCCTATGCCAAAGAATAGTATCGTTGCTGGCAGCGCCAAAATATCATTATTAAGCCAAGCGAAAAATTGTAACAAATCCATGAATACGTCTTTCTCTATACCCTTCGACAAAGCTCAGGGATGTCGGCGGGTGGGTGCTATTGATTTCTGGAGAACATTGCTCATACAAGGCAGGGCCGTCCTTCCTGAGCTTTGTCGAAGGATAGCGGCACATAGACTCGCTTATTTAACCTTGAAAGCATACCAGTGCCAAGGATTTTCTCTATACTTTCTTTGTCCTCAAAAAAATCCCCCCCGATTAAAGCTATGCTAATTGAGTACTCAACTACTTAATTAGCACAATAAATCAATTGACCTTGCCTGAGTGATTATGCTAGTGTGGTAGTAGACTACTTAATTAGCATGGGAGAAACAATGATAAAAAGAGATTTAATAAATGCGTTATTACGTTTTACCAAATTTCCCGTAGTAGGAATTTTTGGCCCTCGCCAATCGGGTAAAACAACTCTAGCAAGAGATGTTTTTAAAAATCATAAATATCTCAACTTTGAAGATCCAGATACACAAGACTTTGCCACTACTGATCCACGTGGATTTTTAACAACGCATAGCAATGCACATGGCATTATTCTCGATGAATTTCAGTATGTGCCACAAATACTTTCTTACATACAACTTGAATCTGATGAAAAAAAAAGGCCCGGTTATTTTGTTTTGACCGGATCTCAAAACTTTTTAATGAACCAAGCCATTACGCAATCACTTGCTGGTAGAATTGGGATTTTAACGTTGCTTCCTCTGTCCTTGCATGAACTGAGCGACAGCACATTATTGCCGAACAATGTTAATGAAGCGCTCGTCAAGGGAAGCTATCCCAGAATGTATACTGATCCATTCACCCCTGATGAGTTTTATCCTTCCTACATTCATTCATATGTCGAACGGGATGTACGACAACTGGTTAATGTTGAAAACCTAAGAACTTTCAGAAAATTTATACAATTGTGCGCCGCTCGCGTTGGACAACTGCTGAATGTTTCTGATTTGGCAATGCATTGTGGCATAAATCAAAAAACAGTTAATCAATGGATTTCAATACTTGAAGCAAGTTACATTATGTACACGCTTATGCCCTATCATGAAAACTTTACTAAACGCGTTATAAAAACGCCAAAGTTATTCTTTTATGATACGGGAGTTGCATGTTCTCTTTTGGGCATCAAAACACCCGAAGAGCTGAATCTTAGTCCATGGAAAGGGCACTTATTTGAATGCATGATTGTTTCAGATTTCTACAAACAATTTTATAATACCGGCTCTAATCCATCACTTTATTTTTGGCGCGATAAAAATGGGTATATTGAAATAGATTGTATAGTTGAACATGCAACAAAGCCTGTTCCTATAGAAATTAAGTCAGTAGAAACAATGAGCTCTGACCTATTCAAGGGCTTAGGGAAATGGTACGAATTAACAGAAACTGACGCTAGCTCTGGCCATCTGGTATACGGCGGCGACCTTACACAAAAGAGAGCTCATGGCGCTATAGTAAGCTGGAAAAAATCCGGCTCATTAATCGATACCATAATAAAACCTACAACCTAGTTCTCACAAAACCCGGCTAAAAACTTTCTCTATGTTTTCTTTGCCAAAAATGACAATGCCTTACGCATCATTTGGTCAAAAGGAACAGTAACTTCAGTAGTCGACTCACGCAAGTGACGCATCGCAGCAGAAATTTCTGGACGAGAATAATGCAGCGACTCAAGAACTTCTTGAAGGTTTTGCCAATCGGTAACCTGCGCTGAACCGGCAATCTTCATTCCCTTGTCAAGCAACTTAGCGACCTTATGTTTAAGTTGCACAATCATTTGCTCAGCCTTTTTAGGTCCAATGCCACTCACCTTGCTCAATCCTCGCTCATCACCCGACTGTACGATTTCTATAAACCGCTCTGCTCCCAAAGAACCTAAAGCAGCTAGCCCAATTTTAGGGCCTATGCCCGAGCAGTCAATAATGAGCAGGAACACAGCTTTTTCAAGCTCGGTACTGAACCCAAAGAGAGACGGCCCTTGCTCTTGATTCCAATGCATATAGGCATGAAGCTGTGCCGCTTGACCAACCTGAAACAGTGACTCATGAGGCACTTGAACCTGCAAACCTATGCCGCCCACTTCTACTACAACCGCTTGTTCTTGAATATTTTTTATAGTACCACTTATAGATGTAATCATCGTTTGTACTCCTTTATGTATATAAATAAATTTGCGAAGGGAATGCCCTTCAAGTTCGCTCGCAAAGCTCGCTACCTTCAGGGAAGACGGCGGGATGAGCTGGTTGTTCTCATAAAACTAATGAACCCAAAATTGAATCCTTTGAGCATAATACAACAAATCCAAAAAGGAAAAATAACCCGCCATCAACCCCTTTTTGCCATATTTTATTGACAAACTCTATTCTTGTGCTACATTTCTAATCATTACACCATGCGTGTAGTTTTGCGGGAATAGCTCAATTGGTAGAGCGTTGCCTTGCCAAGGCAAAGGTTGCGGGTTCGAGTCCCGTTTCCCGCTCCAAAAAATTCATTGAGTTGGGTTTAAGGTTAAACCTATACATTCCCTCAATACATGATATACAGTAATTATTATTATTTTGTTGGAGCCTATTCCTCAAGAAGGTCAGCTCCTTGTACCAATATATTGTTTGATGACTATATCAAACGACAGAGAAAGGTTATCCCTATGAAATCAATTATGGAAGAAGCATCATCAATTGCCAAAGCAATAGAAAAAGGCTGGGCTCGCGCAGGAAAACCTCAAGAGTTTACGGTCAAAGTATTTGAAGAAGCTGAAAAAAACTTCATCGGTCTTACCACCAAACCAGCAAAAATAGGGCTCTTTTTTCAAGAGCAACCAACCTATCAAACAAACAATAAGCCTTCATTCAAAGAACGCCCACAACAACAACCACAATCGCAGCCGCAAGCAAGAAAACCGCAGCCACAAAGGCCGCAACCTTCTCAATTTTCGCAACCAGCTCAACCACAAGTCAGAGAAGATCAACCATTTGCTGATAAACAAGCAAAGAAACACCCTACATCTTCACCTTGGAATGATGAATTAGTTGCAGCTGCACAAGAATGGGTTAAGGACTCGTTACGCATATTAAACCTTGAAAACATTCAGTTTACGGTAGAAGTTGACCGCTATGCGCTTAAATTAAACTTCGCTGGACAAATCACTCAAGGTGGCGAGAAAGAAAAAACATTATTCCGTAGCTGGGCATACTTAATTATGCAAGCCTTGCGCCAAAAATTCAAACGTCCTCTCAAAGGCTTAAAAGTAATCTTGATGAGCAATGCATGATCTTGAGTCATGATGACCAAGTGATTATAGCGCAATGTACACCAAACGGATCTGGTGCGATTGCGCTTTTACGCATTTCTGGCACCCACGCTATTTCTGTCGCCTCAAAAATCAGTAAGCTTGCCTCCGGCAAATCATTACTATCGCTCCCTACGCACACCGTGCATTTTGGCTTTAT containing:
- a CDS encoding tetratricopeptide repeat protein, encoding MKTQTNASSWLYTILPPSFLAILTAIVYYPSLHYEFQFDDIANITKHFDIRHNSLSKLWFSGTRWISYWLNSVHYSIGKFDPFSYRVGNVLIHTCNGLLVFFLLLTVLTHLKKQNFFKTHAHSIAFMTALLFLLHPVQTQTVSYVIQGELEGLAALFIFGMALCLVKLSQATTRGKKTILGALLFALAVLSCGTKEIAVISPALFMLIDWFFIAQGDWRSFKQRLIIHAALFGVISTIYLWLLKPAFFTKILTFGSVAKNNIGNVITHNGNVAITPGMFFVSQFKVILHYLWMFVWPFGISVEYDWMLSKGFFAPDALVPFIGLLAIAYAVYKLLRRDKADVVAFGALWFAVAIAPRSSIIPSPELLVDYKTYTASFGWLFLLSASLIWAFTYLVKKLKNVPVLSHNHYGPVALICLFALPLSIATVQRNTVWRSGLEFWANIIQNAPGKARAYNNYGVELSQQCHKFEEAAANFKKAIAMDSKYPDPCNNLAVAYSNMGRIDDAIVALKQGLAINPYYPEGYNNLASFLIMKKELDQAEQCLNVALKLRPYYGKAYFNLGRLYLERGDQEKAWQLFKDSCTKADLDTDMGFATYAKASLGLQKFDDAIFGFKKTLELNPNYPEAKFNLANAYFLSNKYDQAIALYENILATTPQETRAWYNKGEAHVKINQPEKALICFKKVEHMHDSMPQLSIRMAGCYEKLGNVPEAKKELVTLINNAKAPDSMRQIAKGLFNQLEKHYAQA
- a CDS encoding valine--tRNA ligase, which produces MNKQYEHSSSEAQAQQKWAAEKTYSLENNPGKLYSIDTPPPTVSGSLHIGHIFSYTQTDIIARYKRMQGFSVFYPFGFDDNGLPTERYVEKKRDVRAHGMPRSEFIKICLEETHSVEQQFVDLWQRMGLSANWENCYSTISDLARRLSQESFIKLYKKGYIYRKHEPALYCTTCRTSVAQAELDDVQKPSFFNDIVFKDAEGNNLIIGTTRPELLPSCVALLFNPDDARYQHLRGQKATVPLFDYEVPILEDEHVSIEKGTGLVMCCTFGDKTDIEWYKKFKLPYKQSITLDGKFAPETGILTGLKVPEARAKVLEELAKNNLLIGQKPITHSVNTHERCKKDIEFVALEQWFVNILDHKQKFLEMADKVDWYPAFMQARYRDWVENLSWDWCISRQRFFGIPFPAWHCKACNHIMVADITQLPIDPQETPFSGSCDKCGSTDIAPDTDVMDTWNTSSITPYIVFALYENNDKISIDDPAVHNFIPMSMRPQAHDIIRTWAFDTIVKVWMHHETIPWHNIVISGHVLSDAKEKISKSKENSPLVPENLLKTYSADVIRYWTATGSLGYDIAFSETQLKIGQRLVTKLWNAFWFTKEHITALENPKVMPKNLGQVNEWILHTVNNHFENYKKYFEVNEFGLALQPIEKFFWNDFCDNYLELIKNQLFNPELYSAEEVAATRWTLYHVGLRILQMYAPYIPHVTETIYGELYKQHEGKDSLHQTKFADAQYPFVFTQTAATMERIVALTGAVRKLKTEKQLSLKTALESLTIHVEDAAALEHLKQQEQLIKGVTQSVALVYVVGKLETAALEEKDGLWHGKVGL
- the ybeY gene encoding rRNA maturation RNase YbeY, translating into MIALKNSVRKIKINEKKLIAQAEKILYILKYTDFDLGILLTTNKTIRTYNKQYRGKDKPTDILSFSYHPDLKAGQRIKPKTEEDKNLGDLIISLEYVQKDAQKWEQTFEQRMQILLVHGICHLLGYDHEKDEEYEVMHKKEQEILKQLTQ